ATGTCCTCTAATTTGAACTAAAAGTAGATGAAACAGCCAAGTATTATTCTTTATCAATTGTACAAGCCACTGGGAAACACTATAAAGGATAAGAGATTACATCCATTTTAAAGCTGTTGATCCAAGTATGGGTCCCTTGGAGCCTTTTCACCACCCAAATATCCGGCCACACTTTGCGACACACCCGAAACAAGCCCGCCGAGCAGCGAGCCGCCCCACGCGAGCCATCCAGCCTGAGCCTGTGGCTGGCTTGCTTGACGAATGCTTCTCAGCTGTTCCTCTGCCAGCATGTCCTGCCACCTCTTCCTCATGAATTCCCTCACAGCTTCTGCTCCTTTCTTCGCAATCTCCAGAGGTGGGACCACCAGAGGATTCTCGTCCAAGTTTAGCTTGACGAGGTTCTCAAGCCGGTAAAACGAATCAGGAAGAGCTCGGATTTGGTTGTTGCTGAGATCAAGCTCCCTCAGGTTGGTAAGATCACCAATTGTATCCGGAAGTTCGGTAAAGTCATTGAAATTGCTGCTCAGGTTCAGGACCTCAAGGTAGGCCAATCTTCCAATAGCATGTGGCAGGCCTCGGAGCTCATTAAAATGGGCATCAAGATACCGCAAAGATTTCATCTCACAGATCGATTGTGGAAGCACACAGAGCTTGTTCAAGGAAATTGACAGCTTCTCCAGATTAGTTAGCCCATATCCGATATTTGTCGGCAAACAAGTAAGGTTGTTGAAACTGGCATCAAGCTCATTCAGCGAACTGCCACGGATTAAGTACTCAATTTTAGCTAAATCTATACTTAATCGAGCGCAACAGCGCAATAAGATTCATATGACCAATCCCAGGTGGAATCAAGCTTGGTTCGTTGTTGGTGTTTGACAAAGAAAACGCAGTAAACCAAGGAAAAATATAGAGTACCTGCACCAAGCAATGCTTTCAGGAAGGACCTTCAACTTGTTTCCTGAGACATTGAGAACCTTTAAGTTCACAAGCAAACCAATGGAATCTGGAAGAGACTCTAAAAGGTTGGAAGAGACGTCGAGCAGCTCAAGACTCTTTAGTCCTCCTATAGAGTCGGGAATAACCTGTGTCCCACGAGCAAAAAGCCAAACCATCAGGATTAAGTACGACAACAAAGATGTATAGTTTCAATTCATACGCTAggggtatttgagaaaattttagaatGACTAGCTACTTAATATCCGGCTACAAAATGTTCGACACTGCCGTGGGTAGCACTTCCAGCATTTTGGCTGATTTTACAAAACCAACTCGCCTCTCATTGAGTCTCATGTGACCACCATTTATAGCAGGAAGACTAGCCTCCATCTTCAAAGCACACTAATCCAACGCATTCTTCCATCTTGGAACCTCACTACTTCCTGTTGATTTTGCAAAATTGATCCCTGACCCCATAAGGAATTACCAACCCAAGAGCAGTCTAGAAATTCACAACACCAGATTTGAGAGTCTGAGAGAACTGCTTTGCTCAAACTCGTCCATAGTTTCTTATCAAGTAGTCAATGTTCATGGAAGGAGAGAATGCACTGATAGGTGATCACACTAATGGCTCATAATCAACAAATTGCACGACTCGTGGCATTTTTCCAAGACAAATCAATCCATGCAAGCATATTAACAGACggggaaaaggggaaaaaaattaaaaaatcagtgGACTGACCTCAAGCAGATTGTGAGACAGGTCAAGCACAAGCAAACCACTGATCTTCCCAAAGGCCTCGGGCACAAACCTGAGCTGCCTCCCACTCAGCTCAACTCTCTCCACAGCCCTGTTCTCCTCCACCTCCCTCAAAACCCTAACCACCTCCTCATCAACTACTCCAGCTTCTTCCTCGACGACGCGCCCATAGACCTCCACCAGCCTATCCTCCGCGTCCCTCAGCTGCTTCTCGTACTCCTCGTGCATCTCCTCCAACCTCACCACCGCCTTGTATATCCCGACCTCGCTCTTATTCGCTTCGGCGGCTCCGTCGCCCGCTTCGAGCTGCGCGATCTTCGCGCGCGCCGCTGCTACGGCCCCCGGGTCGGGCCGCGGCCCGAGGGCGTGGAGGAGGGTGCGGGTCTGGAGGATGTTGGCGGGGATGGACTGGGCGAGGGAAGACGCGACCTTTGGGTTGGCCAAGGGAGGCATTTGGTCGAACAGGTTGCGGGCGACGTCGGGCGGGAGGTAAGGGTGAGAGTTGGGATCGATCTGGTAGAGAGCGAAGGCGAGGAGCGGGTAGTTTCTCGGGTCCGGATCCATGGATTTCGCGGGTTTGGGGTTCGACTGCGGAATTCAAGCAGAGGAGGACGGATTTATAAGGGAAATACAGGACACTGTGAAGGAAGACCAGAGAGTTcgagagaagaaggaagaaaactgTGTGCGAGATGTTTGATCTCGTTACTGATAGGTGCGAATTATTGAAACCAGGGGGATTGGTTTTCGAAGAGGACGATGTCAAAAGATTGATCCAATCTTGAGgcgaaatgatttttttttatttttttatttctgcatCTGTCGTTGATGATGACCGCGACCGCGACAGGAACTTGAAGAATACGATATCTTTTACTTCGCTGGttgtcgggtcgggtcgggtcgggtcggacaACGTAAAGTCTACGAGCTTCCAGAAACGAGGCTCGGAGGTGGTAACCACGTGGGCGAATCGGGAAGCGAATTTGTGGAATTTGACCTTTGATCGTGCTGACTGACGAGCAGgttcattgaagaagaagctaGTATCATCGGTGAACACGCCTGCAATTTTCAACAATGCGTGATGAAGGCGGCAACAGTCGAACTGGTCGCCAGCAATACTCTTTCTGCCACTGTACAAGAGTCCCTAGTCCCTCATCGAGGTAGATGGGCCTTTGCCATCAATCTTTAAGAAAAACAAAGGGCCTTAGGTTAataaatgagttttttttaagaTGCGAACATTGTTTGatgtttgtattttaaaaatgaaaaactccaaaaaagAGCCAGAAGccctcttattttttcaaataaagatcccatgtgaatcttatttcaaataaagacttaaaatgacataatatgtttcaaataatggcccgaAGCGGCTAtagagtttcaaaaaagggcatagcctaaagggcattttcgtcatttctcattttgatttttttattcattttttctcttttttcctttttctgatttttttttaagtaaaaacAGCCACATCGGCGAGACCTCTCTCGCCCGTGGCGACAGCCCCACCATTGGTGGAGGGTTGGCAATGGCGGCAAAGGCCGGCGCGGTCATTGGAGcctagtcacggccggttcggtggaaccgccggttccggttcgagaaccggcggttccggttccacgaaaaggtggaaccggaaccggccgtgaaaaatggcggttccggttccgggccggttccggttccgcttcggaaccgccggttcattccgattcatttttaataataatttttaaaataataaataataaaataaatataataaattataaattataaaatacaattaaattgtacattgtaataaaatatggggaaaaaaaaaagaaggaatgggcttgaacttaatgaattatcattaagcggcctacatatcttcttggggatagaagaatcaaagcacatgtagttctttttacctttgagaaccccaacttacctcatcgtcaatcgtcgctacccgttgtggtacccgtggcggtggtatctccaacatcatcgctaaaaaattcgtgttcacgatctaactcttggtgtcgatatttcgccctcgtccaatcgccgacacaagcttgagcttccacagaatccgggcttaatcttgaactgcgagagtccaaaattaatcctccggaactaaatgcttgttcaaccgcaaccgttgaagaaggggttgctaatatttgacgagcgatgagggcgagaactggatactcgatttggtgactcttccaccacttcgagattttgaaatctgtactatgttcgcatcacgaaactcaaattgagtggttaaatatttttctaattcagaaatattacctattgctcctttttgttttttttgcctactcttaagcatattataccctctactaagtgaactaccaccttcgctacgtgaggcagtagattgtaaagatccgtaatcacttaaaccatatctactacaaaattctccatataatgctactatagattctttaacatgtcctaatatatttgaaatatctattgaatcatccaaatgtaaacaatcatgataatacacattcaaataatcttgtaaaccgtctaatttaatacgtggatcaaaaacaataccaactaaatagacaagaggaatttgcaaataataatgcaaccatttttctcgcattactaaaatagtttgacctaattcggtatctttttcatattcactaaaaacactactaatattaacacactctattaaaaataaatgcgttgtaggataataaataccagataaagtcttagtagcatcattaaaaattttcaaaatatgtaaaattttcttgcaaacgtcccaatgttgaggaagtaaagtaatttcgggaatattttgtgaaataaacatacataataaatctttatattcaaaagtttgccgaagcaactcgtacgtagaattccaacgagtcggaatatcttttggaaatcttcttggccttctcccattttgtttacaaaattttccccacgatttcatacattggggacgactccataaaaatttaattgcactttttattggggcgagagaagtgtcaagagtttgtaaaccattttgtacacataaatttaaaacatgacaagcacatctaatgtgaaaaaattgtccgccaaaagtgggtttgcaaatattttctaattcgggaatagaagcgatatttgcggcggcattatcaaaaccaattgaaaatactttatttattaaattatattcttctaaaacttgcctaattattctataaatattatgagccgaatggctttcatcaaaaactcggaatgcaataagtcttttttgaatcatccaattgtcatctatccaatgacacgtgaaacccatataagaataaatttgccaaggatcactccaaatatcgctacctatatgcacacgtccattgaattccgcaaaaaattttcctaaaga
The genomic region above belongs to Rhodamnia argentea isolate NSW1041297 chromosome 6, ASM2092103v1, whole genome shotgun sequence and contains:
- the LOC115749417 gene encoding plant intracellular Ras-group-related LRR protein 3 — its product is MDPDPRNYPLLAFALYQIDPNSHPYLPPDVARNLFDQMPPLANPKVASSLAQSIPANILQTRTLLHALGPRPDPGAVAAARAKIAQLEAGDGAAEANKSEVGIYKAVVRLEEMHEEYEKQLRDAEDRLVEVYGRVVEEEAGVVDEEVVRVLREVEENRAVERVELSGRQLRFVPEAFGKISGLLVLDLSHNLLEVIPDSIGGLKSLELLDVSSNLLESLPDSIGLLVNLKVLNVSGNKLKVLPESIAWCSSLNELDASFNNLTCLPTNIGYGLTNLEKLSISLNKLCVLPQSICEMKSLRYLDAHFNELRGLPHAIGRLAYLEVLNLSSNFNDFTELPDTIGDLTNLRELDLSNNQIRALPDSFYRLENLVKLNLDENPLVVPPLEIAKKGAEAVREFMRKRWQDMLAEEQLRSIRQASQPQAQAGWLAWGGSLLGGLVSGVSQSVAGYLGGEKAPRDPYLDQQL